One Candidatus Hydrogenedentota bacterium DNA segment encodes these proteins:
- a CDS encoding DoxX family protein, with protein MNNSCINKSFLVVGRVLLGLIFITSGYGKLMDFSGTAAHMESVGMPLVPLMLVGAIAVELGAGLSVFLGIKARWGALALFLFLIPTTLIFHKFWGLDNPDMAMMQHINFMKNIAIMGGMLVVAAAGPDQPGIGGLCPCCCSGDKCDS; from the coding sequence ATGAATAATTCGTGTATAAACAAAAGTTTTTTGGTCGTAGGGCGGGTCTTGCTCGGCCTTATTTTCATTACCAGCGGTTACGGTAAGTTAATGGATTTTAGCGGTACAGCCGCCCATATGGAATCCGTTGGGATGCCTTTGGTACCGCTTATGTTGGTAGGCGCCATCGCGGTGGAACTGGGCGCCGGCCTGTCCGTATTCCTTGGCATCAAAGCACGGTGGGGCGCCCTCGCGCTCTTTTTGTTTTTGATTCCCACCACCTTGATCTTCCACAAATTTTGGGGCTTAGATAATCCCGATATGGCCATGATGCAGCATATCAACTTTATGAAAAATATTGCCATCATGGGCGGCATGCTCGTCGTTGCCGCCGCCGGACCGGATCAGCCCGGTATCGGAGGGCTATGCCCCTGCTGTTGCAGCGGCGACAAATGTGACAGCTAA